In Idiomarina sp. PL1-037, a single genomic region encodes these proteins:
- the hutI gene encoding imidazolonepropionase produces MQRIENINAATMKDDKGYGLIQGATVIINKGKIEFVGAAFDAPATPTAEVIDGNGGLLTPGLIDCHTHLVWAGSRANEFAQRLHGASYQEIAEQGGGIKSTVKATREASAEELLTLALERAETLMSQGVTTIEVKSGYGLDLENERKQLTVARQLAEQLPVNIKTTLLAAHAIPPEFNENADGYIEEIIQNILPTLANEGLVDAVDAFCESIGFSPAQTEKVFKAAKELGLPIKLHAEQITNQKGAKLAADYQALSADHLEQLDEEGVKAMAENGTVAVLLPGAFYFLRDTQKPPVELLRKHSVPMAIATDANPGSSPIHNLPLMQQMAATFFHMTPEECLRGVTVNAAKALGETKRGVIAEGCYADLALWNSKDAAELTYQFGVNPLKTLWFNGVAHDRVSKPWSAR; encoded by the coding sequence ATGCAACGCATAGAAAATATCAACGCAGCGACAATGAAGGATGATAAGGGTTATGGCCTTATCCAGGGCGCTACAGTCATTATTAATAAGGGCAAAATTGAATTTGTGGGTGCTGCTTTTGACGCCCCCGCTACCCCGACTGCGGAAGTGATTGACGGTAACGGCGGCCTGCTGACTCCCGGGTTAATTGATTGTCACACTCACCTGGTTTGGGCCGGGTCCCGCGCCAACGAATTCGCACAACGTCTGCATGGTGCCAGCTATCAGGAAATTGCCGAGCAGGGCGGTGGTATCAAAAGCACCGTAAAAGCCACTCGGGAGGCATCAGCAGAAGAGTTACTGACACTGGCTCTAGAGCGCGCAGAAACACTTATGTCGCAAGGGGTGACGACCATAGAAGTGAAGTCCGGTTATGGTCTGGACTTAGAGAACGAGCGCAAACAATTAACCGTGGCGCGTCAGTTAGCCGAGCAGTTACCGGTGAACATCAAAACCACCCTGCTGGCGGCTCATGCGATACCACCAGAGTTCAATGAGAACGCCGACGGCTATATTGAAGAAATTATTCAAAACATTTTACCGACGCTGGCTAATGAAGGCTTGGTCGACGCCGTTGACGCCTTTTGTGAAAGCATTGGGTTTAGCCCTGCACAAACCGAAAAAGTGTTTAAAGCAGCAAAAGAGTTAGGGCTACCAATTAAGCTTCACGCCGAGCAAATCACCAATCAGAAAGGTGCTAAACTGGCCGCAGACTATCAGGCTTTATCGGCTGATCATCTTGAACAACTGGATGAAGAGGGTGTGAAAGCCATGGCTGAAAATGGCACTGTGGCGGTGTTATTGCCCGGAGCATTTTACTTCCTGCGTGACACGCAAAAGCCGCCGGTTGAGTTACTGCGAAAACATTCTGTACCCATGGCCATTGCCACCGATGCAAACCCGGGTTCATCGCCGATTCACAACCTACCTTTAATGCAGCAAATGGCTGCGACCTTTTTCCACATGACCCCGGAAGAGTGTTTGCGCGGAGTAACGGTTAATGCTGCCAAGGCTCTAGGCGAGACAAAACGCGGCGTTATTGCAGAAGGCTGTTACGCAGATTTAGCACTATGGAATAGCAAAGACGCCGCTGAGCTCACTTACCAGTTTGGCGTGAACCCGCTAAAAACCTTGTGGTTTAACGGCGTCGCTCACGACCGTGTAAGTAAGCCGTGGTCAGCTCGCTAA
- a CDS encoding formimidoylglutamase: protein MMSDISYLELTDPAKWVTVREQETKIGQAIRGLSEEGTYEESLAAAWGDGQRVALVGIPESIGVRANLGRAGADDGWQAFLNSFLNLQKTGLLSTHELLLVGAVNCDDLNEKAAELDATDAHDLATLRELCAQVDARVENILTPLFEQGFEVIVIGGGHNNAYPLLKSLHKVTEEACGAVNLDPHADFRPREGRHSGNGFSYAYMEGALEFYHIVGLHQGKNSASSLRQLQDAGMRYHTLHRLYERSFVEVMDEVVAKAVSWQRPLGIEVDVDALNAVPASAVNYVGLSLGQGFQYVKRLAEVNEARYLHLAEAAPSLCSAGFDEGMKICGQLLSELTTAYLHGRERRR, encoded by the coding sequence ATGATGAGTGACATCTCTTACTTAGAACTGACTGACCCGGCAAAATGGGTCACGGTACGTGAGCAGGAAACTAAAATTGGTCAGGCTATTCGGGGGCTCTCTGAAGAGGGTACTTACGAAGAGAGTCTGGCGGCAGCCTGGGGCGACGGACAGCGTGTAGCGCTAGTGGGTATTCCCGAGAGTATCGGTGTGCGAGCCAACCTTGGTCGCGCTGGTGCCGATGACGGCTGGCAGGCTTTTTTGAACAGCTTCCTTAACTTGCAGAAAACGGGGCTACTTTCTACGCACGAACTGTTGTTGGTTGGAGCGGTTAATTGTGACGACTTAAACGAAAAGGCCGCTGAACTCGATGCTACAGACGCTCATGATCTTGCTACTTTACGGGAGCTGTGTGCGCAGGTTGATGCCCGCGTCGAGAACATTCTGACACCGTTGTTCGAGCAGGGTTTTGAGGTCATTGTTATCGGCGGGGGGCACAATAATGCGTATCCGCTGCTGAAGAGTTTGCATAAAGTGACAGAGGAAGCTTGTGGTGCGGTCAATTTAGACCCTCATGCAGACTTCCGTCCGCGCGAAGGCCGCCACTCGGGCAATGGCTTTAGTTACGCTTACATGGAAGGTGCATTGGAGTTTTACCATATTGTTGGCCTGCATCAGGGCAAAAACTCCGCCAGCAGCCTAAGGCAACTGCAGGATGCCGGTATGCGTTACCATACCCTGCACCGCTTATATGAGCGGTCATTTGTCGAGGTAATGGACGAAGTGGTCGCGAAAGCCGTGTCCTGGCAGCGACCGCTGGGTATTGAAGTTGATGTTGATGCCTTAAATGCCGTACCGGCTAGTGCTGTAAACTATGTTGGCTTAAGTCTGGGCCAGGGTTTTCAGTACGTTAAGCGTTTAGCTGAGGTGAACGAAGCGCGTTATTTACACCTTGCCGAAGCCGCGCCGTCATTGTGCAGTGCAGGCTTCGACGAAGGTATGAAAATATGCGGACAGTTGCTTAGCGAGCTGACCACGGCTTACTTACACGGTCGTGAGCGACGCCGTTAA
- the rraA gene encoding ribonuclease E activity regulator RraA → MEYNTSELCDLYPDMVDVVEPMFESYGGRSSFGGSLVIIKCHEDKGLIEETLAADGGGKILLIDGGGSSRRALIDAAIAEQAMDNDWEGIVCYGAVREVDALEELDIGILGVASIPVGAISEGVGELNVPVNFGGVTFLPEDHLYVDTTGVILSPEPLDIE, encoded by the coding sequence ATGGAATACAACACTTCAGAACTTTGCGATTTATACCCCGATATGGTCGATGTGGTTGAACCCATGTTTGAGTCTTACGGAGGCCGCAGCTCTTTTGGCGGAAGCTTGGTTATTATCAAGTGTCACGAAGATAAAGGGTTAATTGAGGAAACCCTTGCTGCCGACGGTGGTGGTAAGATTTTATTGATTGATGGTGGTGGCTCATCACGCCGCGCTCTTATTGATGCTGCCATTGCTGAGCAAGCCATGGATAATGACTGGGAAGGCATCGTCTGTTACGGCGCCGTGCGCGAAGTTGACGCGTTGGAAGAGCTGGATATTGGTATTCTGGGTGTTGCTTCTATTCCGGTTGGCGCTATTAGCGAGGGCGTGGGTGAGCTGAACGTACCGGTAAATTTTGGCGGCGTAACCTTTTTGCCGGAAGACCACCTGTATGTTGATACTACTGGCGTTATCTTGTCTCCGGAACCATTAGATATTGAATGA
- a CDS encoding bifunctional diguanylate cyclase/phosphodiesterase, with the protein MPQLDLMTSLAIETFAHSIQAVFLLGFAALLMYYHRYYQRDYLGYWAFACCAFGPGEIIRAFLAGSAMVAPESALSWSNGLQGVALTFQYLAISFVALGASCAVFNKKPQNYWQYIAYTVSLLGGVISYFWLEPTISYAGSTPNAGFMRFLVTGSVLVAVSLFMWRKLGNGLGPKLVSGGFFSIGFKNFIVLGAIFFLPGNAIDWLLSFQALFTVILVAAIIVGIIIWLLESERNTAVHAIQRAEYLHTHDALTGVSNRDQLVSKIPLFIEYCRSNNRQLTIMLIGISRFKVVNETIGIRGGDQVLKEIARRLQNFSKQPLAVSRISGDVFALAFDHLKSRSLIKDLAAELQDTLSKPIEVGEKTLNVAAGIGISRYPQHGSRSEALLNKATIALTQAKQSHQPSVTVYERGMDEMYSYLVDMEPTLRRAMRENEFTLYLQPQFDFDHQQLCGFEALIRWQHPERGLLSPAEFLPYIEQLGLSTELDDWVLNNAAAILASWKQRFGLCWPIAVNLSAPQFQHFQLIEKMQQLLEDYSISPDWLELEITENVAMSDLHNGMSVIQRLREMGFGISIDDFGTGHSSLAYLRSLPINKIKIDRSFVNELQQNNNDVTILKAMIRLSHGLGKRVIAEGIETEEQQDMLQMLGCDMMQGYFYSPPMRLQFAEQFIERQIQGNKKPLPPGEFATAF; encoded by the coding sequence ATGCCCCAGCTTGACCTCATGACCAGTCTGGCTATAGAGACCTTTGCGCATTCAATACAGGCAGTTTTCCTGCTCGGATTTGCCGCCTTACTGATGTATTACCATAGATACTATCAGCGCGATTATCTAGGCTACTGGGCTTTCGCCTGCTGTGCATTCGGTCCTGGCGAAATCATCAGAGCCTTCCTGGCCGGTAGCGCCATGGTTGCGCCCGAGTCTGCGCTTAGCTGGTCCAATGGTTTACAGGGGGTTGCTTTAACCTTTCAGTACCTCGCCATTTCTTTTGTTGCCTTAGGAGCCTCTTGCGCCGTTTTTAATAAAAAACCACAAAACTACTGGCAATACATAGCTTATACAGTCTCTCTACTGGGCGGCGTTATTTCGTACTTTTGGCTGGAACCAACCATCAGCTACGCTGGTAGCACGCCTAATGCCGGGTTTATGAGGTTTCTGGTCACAGGCTCCGTTTTAGTAGCGGTCAGCTTGTTTATGTGGCGCAAGCTAGGGAACGGTCTCGGGCCAAAACTGGTATCCGGTGGTTTCTTCAGTATTGGTTTTAAAAACTTTATTGTACTCGGCGCTATTTTCTTCTTGCCCGGCAACGCCATTGACTGGCTCCTCAGCTTTCAGGCGCTGTTCACCGTTATACTTGTTGCAGCCATCATTGTCGGCATCATTATTTGGCTACTGGAGTCTGAACGTAATACCGCCGTGCACGCCATTCAAAGAGCCGAGTATCTGCACACCCATGACGCACTGACGGGAGTTTCTAATCGCGATCAGCTGGTCAGTAAAATTCCGCTATTCATCGAGTATTGCCGCAGCAACAACCGCCAGTTAACCATCATGCTTATTGGCATCAGTCGCTTTAAGGTGGTTAACGAGACTATTGGTATTCGCGGTGGAGACCAGGTTTTAAAAGAAATTGCGCGACGCCTGCAAAACTTTAGCAAACAGCCTCTGGCGGTATCCCGCATTAGCGGCGATGTCTTTGCTCTTGCCTTTGATCACTTAAAAAGCCGAAGTCTTATAAAAGATTTGGCTGCAGAGCTTCAGGACACACTGAGTAAGCCAATTGAGGTGGGTGAGAAAACGCTAAATGTTGCTGCTGGTATTGGTATTTCTCGTTACCCTCAGCACGGCAGTCGCTCAGAAGCTCTGCTCAACAAAGCAACCATTGCGTTGACTCAGGCAAAGCAGTCACATCAACCCAGTGTTACCGTTTATGAACGGGGTATGGATGAGATGTACTCCTATCTGGTTGATATGGAACCAACTTTGCGACGCGCGATGCGGGAAAATGAATTCACTCTGTATCTTCAGCCTCAGTTTGATTTTGACCATCAACAACTTTGCGGCTTTGAAGCCCTTATCCGTTGGCAACATCCAGAGCGCGGCCTGCTGAGTCCGGCAGAGTTTCTCCCATATATTGAGCAATTGGGGCTTTCCACTGAACTGGATGACTGGGTTCTTAATAATGCGGCGGCTATCCTTGCCTCCTGGAAACAAAGGTTTGGTCTCTGCTGGCCCATAGCGGTGAATTTATCCGCGCCGCAATTTCAGCATTTTCAGTTAATAGAAAAAATGCAGCAACTACTGGAAGACTACAGTATTTCTCCCGATTGGCTGGAACTTGAAATTACCGAAAATGTTGCCATGTCCGATTTACACAATGGCATGAGCGTTATCCAGCGCTTGCGGGAAATGGGGTTTGGTATTTCTATTGATGACTTTGGTACCGGCCATTCCTCACTGGCTTACCTTCGCTCCTTACCAATTAACAAAATTAAAATAGACCGCAGCTTTGTCAACGAACTGCAGCAAAACAATAACGATGTCACCATTCTGAAAGCCATGATCCGCCTGTCTCACGGTCTGGGTAAACGCGTTATTGCCGAAGGAATTGAAACCGAAGAACAACAGGACATGTTGCAAATGCTGGGTTGCGACATGATGCAGGGCTATTTCTATTCACCGCCAATGCGTCTGCAATTTGCCGAGCAATTTATTGAACGCCAAATTCAGGGCAACAAAAAGCCGTTGCCACCCGGAGAGTTTGCAACGGCTTTCTAG
- the hslU gene encoding ATP-dependent protease ATPase subunit HslU, whose product MSEMTPREIVDELNRHIIGQDKAKRAVAVALRNRWRRMQLDDELRQEVTPKNILMIGPTGVGKTEIARRLAKLARAPFIKVEATKFTEVGYVGKEIESIIKDLTDVAVKQTREEMMQKVRYRAEEAAEERILDVLLPPAKKSSSGWAQQQEETPENDDQRGTRQVFRKKLREGQLDDKEIEIDLAMPQMGVEIMAPPGMEEMTSQLQNMFQNMGNDKTKARKMRIKDAYKQLVDEEAAKLLNPDDVKEAAIESVEQNGIVFLDEIDKICKRGDTSGPDVSREGVQRDLLPLVEGTTVNTKHGMIKTDHILFIASGAFQMSKPSDLIPELQGRLPIRVELEALTSGDFVRILTEPSASLTTQYHALLNTEGVEVSFTEEGIQRIAEVAFHVNETTENIGARRLHTVLERLMEEISFHATDHSGEKLVIDADYVNQHVGELSQDEDLSRFIL is encoded by the coding sequence ATGTCTGAGATGACCCCAAGAGAAATTGTAGACGAATTAAACCGACATATTATTGGTCAGGATAAAGCCAAACGTGCTGTCGCCGTTGCCCTGCGTAACCGCTGGCGCCGGATGCAGCTGGACGACGAGCTGCGTCAGGAAGTAACACCTAAGAATATTTTAATGATAGGCCCTACCGGTGTGGGCAAGACGGAAATTGCCCGTCGTCTGGCTAAATTAGCGAGAGCGCCTTTTATTAAAGTTGAAGCGACTAAGTTCACGGAAGTAGGTTATGTGGGTAAAGAAATTGAATCCATTATTAAGGATTTAACTGACGTTGCTGTGAAACAAACGCGCGAAGAAATGATGCAAAAGGTACGTTACCGTGCTGAAGAAGCGGCGGAAGAGCGTATTCTTGATGTACTGCTGCCACCGGCGAAGAAGTCTTCTTCTGGTTGGGCTCAGCAACAGGAAGAGACACCGGAAAACGATGACCAACGTGGCACGCGCCAGGTATTCCGTAAGAAATTGCGTGAAGGCCAGCTGGATGACAAAGAAATAGAAATTGATTTAGCTATGCCACAAATGGGTGTTGAAATTATGGCACCGCCGGGCATGGAAGAAATGACGTCGCAATTGCAGAACATGTTCCAGAACATGGGCAACGACAAGACCAAGGCGCGCAAAATGCGCATTAAAGACGCTTACAAACAGTTGGTTGATGAGGAAGCTGCGAAGCTGCTGAATCCTGATGACGTTAAAGAAGCCGCTATTGAGTCTGTTGAGCAGAACGGCATTGTCTTTTTAGATGAAATTGACAAAATTTGTAAACGCGGTGATACCAGCGGGCCAGATGTTTCCCGCGAAGGTGTGCAGCGCGACTTACTGCCGCTAGTTGAGGGGACTACAGTCAATACCAAGCATGGTATGATAAAAACCGATCATATTCTGTTTATTGCCTCTGGTGCATTCCAGATGAGCAAGCCGTCAGACCTTATTCCTGAATTACAGGGGCGTTTGCCTATTCGGGTTGAGCTGGAAGCACTGACCAGTGGCGACTTTGTACGCATTCTGACCGAACCAAGCGCGTCGCTGACCACTCAGTATCATGCCCTGCTGAACACTGAAGGCGTTGAGGTGAGCTTTACTGAGGAAGGTATCCAGCGCATTGCTGAAGTGGCATTCCATGTAAACGAAACCACAGAAAATATCGGTGCGCGTCGCTTGCATACGGTGCTTGAGCGCTTAATGGAAGAAATTTCGTTCCATGCAACTGACCACAGCGGTGAAAAGCTGGTTATTGATGCCGACTACGTGAATCAACATGTTGGTGAGTTGTCACAGGACGAAGACCTAAGCCGCTTCATCCTGTAA
- the hslV gene encoding ATP-dependent protease subunit HslV codes for MTTIVSVRRGDKVVIGGDGQVSLGNTVMKGNARKVRRLYHDKVLAGFAGGTADAFTLFERFESKLEQHQGNLMRAAVELAKDWRTDRALRRLEALLAVADKETSLIITGNGDVVQPENDLIAIGSGGPFAQSAARALLENTDLNARDIVQKALTIAGDICVYTNGNQTIEEEESIAEDKTKQGKK; via the coding sequence TTGACTACTATCGTATCTGTTCGCCGCGGCGATAAAGTTGTTATTGGCGGTGATGGCCAGGTTTCTCTGGGTAATACCGTAATGAAAGGCAACGCGCGCAAAGTGCGTCGCCTCTACCACGATAAAGTGCTGGCAGGCTTTGCCGGCGGCACCGCTGACGCTTTCACACTGTTCGAACGCTTTGAATCCAAACTTGAGCAACATCAGGGGAACCTGATGCGGGCGGCTGTTGAGCTGGCAAAAGACTGGCGTACCGACCGTGCTTTGCGCCGACTGGAGGCATTGCTTGCAGTAGCGGATAAAGAAACGTCATTAATTATTACCGGTAATGGCGATGTTGTGCAGCCGGAAAATGACTTGATTGCGATTGGCTCCGGTGGGCCGTTTGCGCAGTCGGCAGCAAGAGCTTTGCTGGAAAATACTGACTTAAATGCCCGCGACATTGTGCAAAAAGCACTGACCATTGCAGGCGATATTTGCGTGTATACCAACGGCAACCAGACCATTGAAGAAGAAGAGTCAATTGCTGAAGACAAAACGAAGCAGGGGAAAAAATAA
- a CDS encoding SPOR domain-containing protein yields the protein MDYANRKPKSPKRKPTKKKGTNKKQQRGAKPVAERKPVPWFVVAVAIGLIAFFAYILVQISGKSEQVEQPQVQPPPADLLPKKSAERWRYIEELRSKEVEVDVPEREVGPPKLMQCGSFRQQEDAERLRAQIAMAGLESQVRSTEGSNGLWYRVILGPYETKRDAERDRHKLQRNQVFGCAIWNWNID from the coding sequence ATGGATTACGCGAATCGTAAGCCAAAGTCGCCGAAACGTAAGCCGACTAAGAAAAAAGGAACCAATAAAAAACAGCAACGCGGCGCAAAACCGGTTGCTGAGCGAAAACCGGTGCCCTGGTTTGTGGTCGCTGTTGCCATTGGTCTCATTGCTTTCTTTGCCTATATTCTGGTGCAAATTAGCGGTAAGTCTGAACAGGTTGAACAGCCGCAGGTGCAACCACCTCCGGCGGACTTATTGCCGAAAAAATCGGCTGAGCGCTGGCGTTATATTGAAGAGTTAAGAAGTAAAGAAGTAGAAGTGGATGTGCCGGAACGTGAAGTGGGTCCACCGAAACTCATGCAATGTGGCTCTTTCCGTCAGCAGGAGGACGCCGAAAGGTTGCGTGCACAAATTGCGATGGCGGGGCTTGAATCTCAGGTACGCTCGACTGAAGGCAGTAACGGGCTTTGGTACCGGGTTATTCTGGGTCCTTATGAAACCAAACGCGATGCCGAACGTGATCGCCATAAATTGCAGCGTAACCAGGTGTTTGGCTGCGCAATCTGGAACTGGAATATCGATTAG
- the argS gene encoding arginine--tRNA ligase, whose translation MKEQLEQLLAEAIGQLKAQGTIPADHSVNIQLDRPRDKSHGDFATNLALMLAKPAKSNPRQLAEAIVAAVPENTLLSKMDIAGPGFINFTISQDQLKDQLTAMLNSDSLNVDVADESKTIVIDYSSPNLAKEMHVGHLRSAIIGDAVSRVCEFLGHKVVRQNHVGDWGTQFGMLLAYMEALDNQSAEYELSNLETFYKAAKQRFDESEEFADRARQLVVKLQSGDEYCLKLWNQFIDVSLSHCQDVYDRLGVKLTRDDVMAESAYNDKLPGVIEHLREKGLLTEDQGAQCVFLEEYKGKEGEPLPIIVQKKGGGYLYATTDLAAIEYRQKELGGDHLMYFVDARQSLHFDQIFTLARKAGFVEGDIQLNHYGFGTVMGKDGKPYKSRDGGVTKLADLLDEAERRALELLQQKTTDLTEEQQKRVAEVVGISSVKYADLSKNRTSDYIFDWNHMLTFEGNTAPYLLYAYTRVNSIFDRLGDTAFDRDADIILSDERELALANQLVRFNEVLHQVQDKAMPHFLCGFLFDLAGRFSSFYEACPILNQEDEALRNSRLKLSMLTANVLKQGLELLGIPTLEKM comes from the coding sequence ATGAAAGAACAACTTGAACAGTTACTGGCCGAAGCCATTGGTCAACTTAAAGCACAGGGCACAATTCCGGCGGATCACTCAGTAAACATTCAGTTGGACCGACCCCGCGATAAGTCGCACGGTGACTTTGCGACGAATCTGGCATTAATGCTGGCAAAGCCGGCGAAATCGAATCCGCGACAGTTGGCAGAAGCCATTGTTGCTGCGGTTCCGGAAAACACTCTGCTGTCGAAAATGGACATTGCGGGTCCGGGTTTTATTAACTTCACCATTTCGCAGGACCAGCTGAAAGACCAGCTAACCGCTATGCTGAACAGCGACAGCCTGAACGTGGATGTGGCTGACGAAAGCAAAACTATTGTTATTGACTACTCTTCGCCTAACCTGGCGAAAGAAATGCACGTGGGCCATTTACGTTCAGCCATTATTGGTGATGCCGTGTCACGCGTGTGCGAGTTTTTAGGTCATAAAGTCGTTCGCCAGAACCACGTGGGTGACTGGGGTACGCAGTTCGGTATGCTTTTAGCGTACATGGAAGCGCTGGATAACCAGTCGGCAGAATATGAGCTGAGCAACCTGGAAACCTTTTATAAAGCCGCCAAGCAGCGTTTTGACGAAAGCGAAGAATTCGCTGACCGTGCACGTCAGCTGGTGGTTAAACTGCAGTCGGGCGACGAGTATTGTCTGAAGCTGTGGAATCAGTTTATTGATGTGTCATTGAGCCACTGTCAGGACGTTTACGACCGCCTGGGTGTTAAGCTGACTCGTGACGATGTAATGGCAGAAAGTGCCTACAACGACAAATTGCCGGGCGTTATTGAGCACCTTCGCGAGAAAGGCCTGTTGACTGAAGATCAGGGCGCGCAGTGCGTGTTCCTTGAAGAATACAAAGGCAAAGAAGGCGAGCCGCTGCCTATTATTGTGCAGAAAAAAGGCGGAGGGTATCTTTATGCCACTACCGACTTAGCCGCCATTGAATACCGTCAGAAAGAACTGGGCGGTGATCATTTGATGTACTTTGTGGATGCCCGTCAGTCGCTGCATTTCGACCAAATATTCACGCTGGCGCGCAAAGCCGGTTTTGTGGAAGGCGATATACAGCTGAACCATTACGGCTTTGGTACCGTGATGGGTAAGGACGGTAAACCTTACAAAAGTCGCGACGGCGGTGTGACCAAACTGGCTGACTTATTAGATGAAGCCGAACGTCGTGCGCTGGAATTATTGCAGCAAAAAACTACCGACCTTACCGAAGAGCAGCAGAAACGAGTTGCTGAAGTGGTGGGGATTAGCTCGGTTAAATACGCGGACTTATCGAAAAACCGTACCAGCGACTACATTTTCGACTGGAACCACATGCTGACCTTCGAAGGCAACACGGCACCTTACCTGCTTTATGCTTACACCCGTGTGAACAGTATTTTTGATCGCTTGGGTGACACCGCTTTTGATCGTGACGCAGACATTATTCTGAGTGATGAACGTGAGCTGGCGCTGGCCAATCAGCTGGTTCGTTTTAACGAAGTACTGCATCAGGTTCAGGATAAAGCGATGCCGCATTTCTTATGTGGTTTTCTGTTTGATTTGGCCGGTCGCTTCTCCAGTTTTTACGAAGCCTGCCCAATTTTGAATCAGGAAGACGAAGCGCTTCGTAACAGCCGCCTGAAATTGTCGATGTTAACGGCTAATGTGCTGAAGCAAGGTCTGGAATTGCTGGGCATTCCAACTCTGGAGAAAATGTAA